A window of the Brachyhypopomus gauderio isolate BG-103 chromosome 14, BGAUD_0.2, whole genome shotgun sequence genome harbors these coding sequences:
- the LOC143475619 gene encoding putative ferric-chelate reductase 1, which yields MEIKVLMVAVVIASAVSYTAGQLPSPTSLNTTITNSGCGTSKMCVAQPSNCIPAGNSSCYFASSTVSSNSTIFFELSGTTSGFVALGLATNQSQGPTIVFVCANNNNSFVFQTASFTNSTAGFSLINVTSVLSVQGAVNVSQSIQCTFNTTTNLTNTGSTFSYYMSIYNGNFSGSQPGVPAVVYSSNTTLNLANPSSNQSNSTTVTTTTATTSTTKGGGSSLASAGMHGLAILLSTIMLRVLC from the exons ATGGAGATCAAAGTACTGATGGTAGCTGTGGTGATTGCCTCTGCTGTGTCTTACACTGCAGGCCAACTGCCAAGCCCAACATCTCTCAAT ACCACCATCACTAACAGCGGTTGTGGGACATCTAAGATGTGTGTGGCTCAGCCGTCCAATTGCATCCCTGCAGGAAACAGCAGTTGTTATTTCGCCTCCTCCACAGTCTCGTCCAACAGCACAATCTTCTTTGAGCTCAGTGGCACAACATCTGGCTTTGTGGCTCTGGGACTGGCCACCAATCAGTCTCAG GGACCCACtattgtgtttgtctgtgccaacaacaacaacagtttTGTGTTTCAAACTGCCAGTTTTACTAATAGCACGGCTGGCTTTTCTCTCATTAACGTG ACCTCTGTACTCAGTGTTCAGGGTGCAGTAAATGTGAGTCAAAGCATCCAGTGTACTTTTAACACCACCACAAACCTGACCAACACTGGTTCCACCTTCTCTTACTACATGAGCATCTACAATGGCAACTTCAGTG GATCTCAGCCTGGGGTACCAGCTGTGGTATACAGTTCTAACACAACACTGAACCTGGCCAATCCCTCAAGTAACCAAAGTAACTCAACCACTGTGACAACAACTACGGCTACAACGAGCACCACCAAAGGTGGAGGCAGCTCACTTGCCAGCGCTGGCATGCATG GGCTGGCCATCCTTCTGTCTACGATCATGCTCCGTGTTCTTTGTTAA